From one Phocoena sinus isolate mPhoSin1 chromosome 4, mPhoSin1.pri, whole genome shotgun sequence genomic stretch:
- the NDUFB4 gene encoding NADH dehydrogenase [ubiquinone] 1 beta subcomplex subunit 4: MSFPKHKTSRLATLPTTLNPAEYDISPETRKAQAERLAIRSRLKREYLLQYNDPSRHGVIEDPALIRWTYARSANIYPNFRPTPKTSLLGALFGIGPLLFWYYVFKTDRDRKEKLIREGKLDRTFNISY; this comes from the exons ATGTCGTTCCCCAAGCACAAGACGTCGCGCCTGGCGACCCTGCCCACTACCCTCAACCCAGCTGAATACGACATATCTCCGGAAACTCGGAAGGCACAAGCCGAGCGTTTGGCCATAAGATCCCGGCTTAAACGGGAGTACCTGCTTCAGTACAACGACCCCAGCCGTCATGGGGTTATC gaAGATCCTGCCTTGATTCGTTGGACCTATGCAAGATCAGCAAATATCTATCCCAATTTCAGACCCACTCCCAAGACCTCACTTTTAGGAGCTCTGTTTGGAATTGGGCCCCTCCTCTTCTGGTATTATGTTTTCAAAACAGACAGA GATAGGAAAGAAAAACTTATCCGGGAAGGAAAATTGGATCGAACATTTAACATCTCATATTAA